The following coding sequences lie in one Maribacter forsetii DSM 18668 genomic window:
- a CDS encoding YdeI/OmpD-associated family protein, with amino-acid sequence MLKIPELYFKNDIEFKDWLHNNHSEHTGVHLIFYSVAHENESMRWEEAVRVALCYGWIDSTVKSLGDGKRRQYFCPRKPKSVWSKVNKDHIKELKSSGLMHAAGLASIKVAKANGSWSSLDDVENGVIPQELQIAFDKNPKAFTNFNNFTRSQRKSYLYWLNQAKREETRNKRIEGIIQHAAENIKYRDGGGWQSAKK; translated from the coding sequence ATGTTAAAAATACCGGAGTTATATTTCAAAAACGATATTGAATTCAAAGATTGGTTACATAATAACCATTCTGAACATACGGGTGTTCATCTTATTTTTTACTCGGTTGCCCATGAAAATGAAAGCATGCGTTGGGAAGAAGCGGTACGTGTTGCATTGTGTTATGGATGGATAGATAGTACCGTAAAAAGTTTGGGCGATGGTAAAAGACGTCAATATTTTTGTCCTAGAAAACCTAAAAGTGTATGGAGCAAGGTAAACAAAGATCATATCAAAGAATTGAAATCTAGCGGACTAATGCATGCAGCAGGACTAGCATCTATAAAGGTTGCTAAAGCCAACGGTTCTTGGTCTTCTTTAGATGATGTAGAGAACGGTGTTATTCCCCAAGAGCTACAAATAGCATTTGATAAAAACCCTAAAGCTTTTACCAACTTTAACAACTTTACACGAAGCCAACGTAAAAGCTACCTTTATTGGTTAAACCAAGCAAAGCGCGAAGAAACAAGAAACAAAAGAATTGAGGGAATCATTCAACACGCCGCTGAAAATATTAAATACCGCGATGGTGGCGGTTGGCAATCTGCTAAAAAATAA